A genomic stretch from Armatimonadota bacterium includes:
- a CDS encoding OmpH family outer membrane protein: MAVRLPVLGLFLTCLLAATSFVVADTQSDTPAAPAQQPAMSGLKIAVVDVKRINDEFVRPQARNEETANWARRQQQYIDELQNRYIYLSEEAFNEIIQILGMSRPLPAEAAKRQRELQDVNDKTEARFLDLQRKVDRTAEEQEEFNRLQAGVDARNKQVEQIVQNLQNQLNQMQMDTIDAAMDRAQTVIVEVATAGGYSLVFAKAAVIHGGDDITDQVLEKLAELPTGSAKVGAPGPPAAAPAPAPAATP, encoded by the coding sequence ATGGCTGTGAGATTGCCGGTCTTGGGACTTTTCCTGACATGCCTGTTGGCGGCTACCTCGTTTGTAGTTGCGGACACCCAGAGCGACACGCCGGCGGCGCCGGCCCAACAGCCTGCAATGAGCGGCCTGAAGATCGCTGTGGTTGACGTGAAGCGCATCAATGACGAGTTCGTCCGGCCTCAGGCGCGCAACGAAGAGACGGCAAACTGGGCACGGCGCCAGCAGCAGTACATCGACGAACTGCAAAACCGCTACATTTACCTCAGCGAAGAGGCCTTCAACGAGATCATCCAGATTCTCGGAATGTCGCGGCCACTTCCCGCAGAAGCCGCTAAGCGCCAGCGCGAGCTGCAGGACGTGAATGATAAGACCGAGGCGCGTTTCCTGGACCTGCAGCGAAAAGTCGACCGGACTGCGGAAGAGCAGGAGGAGTTCAACCGTCTGCAGGCCGGCGTTGATGCGCGCAACAAGCAGGTTGAGCAGATCGTCCAAAACCTGCAGAACCAGCTGAACCAGATGCAGATGGACACCATTGACGCCGCCATGGATCGTGCGCAGACCGTGATCGTTGAAGTTGCCACGGCCGGCGGCTACAGCCTTGTTTTCGCAAAGGCCGCAGTGATTCACGGCGGCGACGACATTACGGACCAAGTGTTGGAAAAGCTTGCCGAGTTGCCGACTGGGTCCGCGAAAGTTGGTGCGCCGGGTCCGCCTGCAGCAGCACCGGCTCCGGCGCCTGCAGCGACGCCCTGA
- the lpxD gene encoding UDP-3-O-(3-hydroxymyristoyl)glucosamine N-acyltransferase: MQKVAIPLARIAAHVEGTVLGDAGTLISGAGTLEEAEAGHIVFVERPEMLTAGEQSNASALIVAPGLSSSAKPIVVTEDPRLAFSKVLELFAPKPNAQPGVHPTAVLGRNVTLGERVSIGAHTVIGDNVIIGDDTIIHPLVYIGHDATIGKSTEIAPQVYIGDRVTVGDRTTILAGAVIGCDGFGFLQTGQGHRKIPQIGTVAIGNDVEIGACSTIDRATVSVTRIGDGTKIDDQVHIAHNCNIGRNCLLCGQVGIAGSTRVGDNVVMGGQVGVSDHVTIGDNVVVAGKSGVFGDIDKPGVYSGYPARPHKKQLRNIAMSHRLPDLVEQIKKMEARIAELEQKLAEREGQ, translated from the coding sequence GTGCAGAAGGTTGCTATTCCTCTGGCGCGCATCGCCGCCCATGTGGAAGGCACGGTACTCGGAGATGCCGGAACCCTGATCAGCGGTGCGGGCACACTCGAAGAGGCCGAAGCGGGACACATTGTCTTCGTCGAGCGTCCGGAAATGCTCACGGCGGGCGAGCAGAGCAACGCCTCGGCCCTCATCGTTGCACCGGGGCTGTCCAGCTCGGCGAAGCCGATTGTGGTCACGGAAGATCCACGCCTCGCCTTCAGCAAGGTTCTAGAGCTCTTCGCGCCCAAGCCCAATGCCCAGCCGGGGGTGCATCCCACTGCGGTCCTGGGACGCAATGTCACCTTGGGCGAGCGCGTCTCAATTGGCGCGCACACGGTGATTGGAGACAACGTGATCATCGGGGATGACACCATTATTCATCCCCTGGTCTATATTGGGCATGACGCTACTATCGGAAAGTCGACGGAGATTGCCCCGCAGGTCTACATCGGCGACCGCGTGACTGTTGGGGATCGCACCACGATCCTGGCGGGTGCAGTCATCGGGTGCGATGGTTTCGGCTTCCTCCAGACCGGCCAGGGTCATCGGAAGATCCCGCAGATCGGGACTGTGGCCATCGGCAATGACGTCGAGATTGGCGCTTGCAGCACGATTGACCGCGCCACTGTTTCCGTCACCCGCATCGGTGATGGAACGAAGATCGACGACCAGGTGCACATTGCCCACAACTGCAATATCGGGCGAAACTGCTTGCTTTGCGGACAGGTGGGAATCGCCGGTAGCACCCGGGTCGGCGACAATGTGGTTATGGGCGGGCAGGTTGGGGTCAGCGACCATGTGACGATCGGCGACAACGTTGTGGTGGCGGGTAAGTCTGGGGTGTTCGGTGACATCGACAAGCCGGGTGTCTACTCCGGCTACCCCGCCCGGCCGCACAAGAAACAACTGCGCAATATCGCGATGTCCCATCGTCTGCCGGATCTGGTGGAACAGATCAAGAAGATGGAAGCGCGCATCGCGGAACTGGAACAGAAGCTAGCTGAGCGCGAGGGACAATAG
- a CDS encoding PQQ-binding-like beta-propeller repeat protein, giving the protein MEFQLTSLIDGQYKVVEKHRGGMSIVYIVLDEFSHKRFAIKTVKEDLLEERSAVERFCEEAKTWMNIGRHQHVVEAIIYRDINGQPFLWLEYVDGTDLKRLIDTERNLFPPQVMEYALQVCEAMCYVHTAEVRGQKGVVHRDLKPANIMLDKRMGVKVTDFGLAKVYGQGREMTDVGVGLGTYLYMPPEQFLDAGSADATSDVFSFGASLYAALTGKAPVTGDTVGAVINSILSKLPPPPTELVPQVPPELSDVVMMCIAKARADRYPSFAALSEALKGIRPLVQDAAADVEIKHCQGCGYMTSYDYRVCPVCKASFDVARYGAIAHPEPVQAPTSIERDRTTPARPSVPEEASETTPARELVAQAIQQREQGRLRQALALLREAMQREPEHTQARTLLDEIALELARQKPDAPQKAYNWPMFRGNVTRSGYTPELIAPPLRKRWQQRIGEWVISSPAVVNGVVFAGAFVDRPGRNGRVTALSARDGKAIWSVEFAHEIMSSPAIVNGRTLFIGCKTNLIALDAGTGRRIWEFTTAGEVVCGPAGWRNMLFFGSCDGRVYAIHTISGQQVWAFRSQGEIISSPAYWNGTVYVGSSDHRLYAINAATGRLIWEYTSAGEVLGAPVYAEERVFFGSTDHHVYCIDAPTGQKLWEYRTEGEIHASASLVGENLYIGSRDHYIYCLDARTGSLNWRIPTGDWVHSSPLVSGTVVYCGSHDRQFYAIESESQTVVWQYETGGEVQSSAAASAGHVFVGSNDGCIYCFKGQ; this is encoded by the coding sequence ATGGAATTCCAACTCACATCGCTGATCGACGGCCAGTACAAAGTGGTGGAGAAGCATCGCGGCGGCATGAGCATCGTCTATATCGTGCTGGACGAGTTCAGCCACAAGCGCTTCGCCATCAAGACGGTCAAGGAGGATCTTCTCGAAGAGCGTAGTGCGGTGGAGCGTTTCTGTGAGGAGGCCAAGACGTGGATGAACATCGGTCGCCACCAGCACGTGGTGGAGGCCATCATCTACCGCGACATCAACGGCCAGCCTTTCCTGTGGCTGGAGTATGTGGACGGGACTGATCTCAAGCGGCTTATCGACACGGAGAGAAACCTTTTCCCGCCGCAAGTCATGGAGTACGCCCTGCAGGTGTGCGAGGCGATGTGCTATGTGCACACCGCTGAGGTGCGGGGCCAGAAGGGCGTGGTCCACAGAGACCTGAAGCCCGCCAATATCATGCTGGACAAGCGCATGGGGGTGAAGGTCACCGACTTCGGTCTCGCCAAGGTCTATGGACAGGGACGTGAAATGACCGATGTCGGCGTGGGCCTGGGAACGTACCTGTATATGCCGCCCGAACAGTTCCTGGACGCGGGCTCGGCGGACGCAACCTCCGACGTCTTCTCCTTCGGCGCTTCACTCTACGCGGCCCTGACCGGCAAGGCTCCCGTTACGGGCGACACCGTCGGCGCGGTCATAAACAGCATCCTGAGCAAGCTGCCGCCGCCACCGACCGAACTGGTCCCCCAGGTTCCGCCTGAGCTGAGTGACGTCGTCATGATGTGTATCGCGAAGGCTCGCGCAGACCGGTACCCGAGCTTCGCGGCCCTGTCCGAGGCGCTCAAGGGCATCCGCCCCCTGGTTCAGGATGCCGCCGCAGACGTGGAGATCAAGCACTGTCAGGGCTGCGGGTACATGACCAGCTACGACTATCGCGTCTGCCCGGTCTGCAAGGCGTCCTTCGACGTCGCCAGATATGGGGCAATTGCGCACCCCGAACCGGTGCAGGCACCGACCTCCATAGAGCGCGACCGCACCACGCCGGCGCGACCGTCGGTACCGGAAGAGGCTTCCGAGACCACACCGGCGCGCGAACTGGTGGCTCAGGCAATCCAACAGCGTGAGCAAGGCCGCTTGCGTCAGGCCCTGGCCCTCCTGCGCGAGGCCATGCAGCGCGAGCCCGAACATACCCAGGCTCGGACACTATTGGACGAGATCGCGCTGGAACTGGCACGGCAGAAGCCCGATGCCCCTCAAAAGGCCTACAACTGGCCCATGTTTCGGGGCAATGTCACCCGCAGCGGATACACGCCGGAGCTCATCGCGCCGCCCTTGCGCAAGCGCTGGCAGCAGCGCATCGGCGAGTGGGTCATCAGCTCACCCGCAGTGGTAAACGGAGTCGTCTTCGCCGGAGCCTTCGTGGACCGGCCGGGTCGCAATGGCCGGGTGACGGCCCTGAGCGCCCGTGATGGCAAGGCCATCTGGAGCGTTGAATTCGCCCACGAGATCATGAGTAGCCCGGCCATCGTCAACGGCCGCACGCTTTTCATCGGCTGCAAGACCAACCTGATTGCGCTGGATGCCGGAACAGGACGACGCATCTGGGAGTTCACCACTGCGGGAGAGGTGGTCTGCGGTCCCGCCGGCTGGCGAAACATGCTCTTCTTCGGCAGCTGTGATGGCCGCGTCTACGCCATCCACACCATCAGCGGCCAGCAGGTGTGGGCCTTCCGCTCCCAGGGCGAGATCATCTCATCCCCGGCCTACTGGAACGGCACTGTCTACGTCGGTTCCAGTGACCACAGGTTGTACGCCATCAATGCCGCCACGGGCAGGCTGATCTGGGAGTACACCAGCGCAGGGGAGGTTCTGGGCGCACCGGTCTACGCAGAAGAGCGCGTCTTCTTCGGCTCCACCGATCACCACGTCTACTGCATCGACGCGCCCACGGGCCAGAAGCTCTGGGAGTACCGCACCGAGGGGGAGATCCACGCGTCGGCGAGCCTCGTGGGCGAGAACCTCTACATCGGCTCGCGCGATCACTATATTTACTGCCTGGATGCCCGCACGGGATCTCTCAACTGGCGCATTCCTACAGGCGACTGGGTGCACAGTTCGCCGCTGGTGAGCGGCACCGTGGTCTACTGCGGTTCCCATGACCGCCAGTTCTATGCCATCGAATCAGAGAGCCAGACCGTCGTCTGGCAGTACGAGACGGGCGGGGAGGTGCAGTCATCCGCCGCTGCATCGGCCGGACACGTCTTCGTTGGCAGTAACGACGGCTGCATCTACTGCTTCAAGGGCCAGTAG
- a CDS encoding alginate lyase family protein, translating into MMKLSLNSWLTVTALLTVSIAAAAPVLQSLEDFEGKLTGWGGKTQIVAQASQGEGALEWEPDPGTGPKAVNFNFAGRGIEMSEWDRLIFDYRLEGTTCEWWGVKIVDWPLGDGMQATWQIASKGDVPAGQWRTATINLRAPQWLWGEKPDEKSQVIMFRAQFADGKAHPVLIDNIRLERDPLRIKNVERGEPVTEGGRLRLGYRITLANTTAETATFATSLSATADLLQVNVPESVEIAPATSAEVEVTLSTAVSGPEVAAPLSVLTTRVSFSPAGANDTAMSVDLSLPVPLKTVKHPCLLITREQAAEVLAKVGQDPKAEGIYKSLVARADSWLTREIKYPDRGGQWWHWYTCKKCGGRLTTKSPTEHVCPDCGASYTGWPYDDVVLDREHNALSQAIRDLGLVYVFTGERKYAERAREILLGYAERYLNYPLHDINGKPNRGGGHVGPQTLDESTWLIPLVQGFDCIYDTLSTEDVELIATKMLIPAAELIHDHQWGIHNICCWHASAYGLVGIALSDERFAGDAINGPKGFRAQIEKGVTDDGFWYESAWGYHFYTMMALEPLAIAARNIGIDLYTDRYKSMYDAPLAFMGPGGVLPAFNDSGTSNALGGGNRYEIAYARWQDPRHLLPILNSSRNSLETLLFGAELGAQEDFRLESTLFPAAGYAVLRSGETGEKGADRYVPHNYLALDYGPHGGGHGHPDKLGFVLYGHGALLAEDPGCIAYGNPAHGGWFRQTISHNTVVVDGKSQKPCTGTLQFFAEDDNMAVASARADEAYGGVRLRRTMALIGDRVIDVVLCESEDERTFDWTYHNRGALETPVALSALEKAPAGDGYDWAKEWREGDIGSDWAAIWRQEGGPGLKLTQNVAEGQAHLFSAIGMGNPTKIKVPFVVSRVTGRKALYATAMAVFDGDAPELSVRMLPVTARAEGDPNEQPVAVEVTGGSTRDILLVNPGGGTLTAEDFELRGQGALLRYVDGKLRQVLVTGNGEVRIAGQRASGQ; encoded by the coding sequence ATGATGAAGCTCAGCCTCAATAGCTGGCTAACCGTGACCGCTCTATTGACCGTGTCAATCGCTGCCGCCGCACCCGTGCTGCAGTCCCTCGAGGACTTCGAGGGCAAACTCACGGGCTGGGGAGGCAAAACACAGATCGTGGCACAGGCAAGCCAGGGCGAGGGCGCCCTTGAATGGGAACCCGACCCCGGCACGGGCCCGAAGGCTGTGAACTTCAACTTCGCGGGCCGCGGTATCGAAATGAGCGAGTGGGACCGCCTCATCTTCGACTACCGCCTTGAAGGGACGACCTGCGAGTGGTGGGGCGTCAAGATTGTGGACTGGCCTCTCGGCGACGGTATGCAGGCGACCTGGCAGATCGCCTCCAAAGGCGACGTTCCGGCCGGCCAGTGGCGCACCGCGACGATCAATCTCCGCGCACCTCAGTGGCTCTGGGGGGAGAAGCCGGACGAGAAGTCACAGGTCATCATGTTTCGCGCCCAATTCGCCGACGGCAAAGCTCACCCGGTGCTCATCGACAATATCCGCCTGGAGCGCGACCCCTTGCGCATCAAGAATGTGGAGCGAGGGGAGCCCGTCACCGAGGGCGGTCGCCTGCGCCTGGGATACCGGATCACGCTTGCGAACACCACCGCGGAGACCGCAACCTTCGCCACCAGTCTGAGCGCCACGGCCGACCTTCTGCAGGTGAACGTGCCCGAAAGTGTGGAAATCGCCCCCGCGACATCAGCAGAGGTGGAGGTCACTCTCTCTACTGCCGTCTCCGGGCCGGAAGTTGCCGCTCCGCTGAGCGTGCTGACAACCCGGGTCTCTTTCAGTCCTGCAGGAGCGAACGATACCGCCATGTCCGTCGACCTCTCTCTGCCGGTCCCACTCAAGACAGTCAAGCATCCATGCTTGCTCATCACCCGCGAGCAGGCCGCCGAAGTTCTGGCGAAAGTCGGGCAGGACCCGAAGGCGGAGGGCATCTACAAGAGCCTGGTGGCCCGGGCCGATTCATGGCTGACCAGAGAGATCAAATACCCCGATCGCGGCGGGCAGTGGTGGCACTGGTACACCTGCAAGAAATGCGGCGGCCGGCTCACCACAAAGTCACCCACCGAGCACGTCTGCCCCGACTGTGGCGCATCCTACACCGGCTGGCCGTATGATGACGTGGTGCTGGACCGAGAACACAATGCTCTATCCCAGGCCATCCGCGATCTCGGCCTGGTCTATGTATTCACAGGAGAGCGGAAGTATGCGGAGCGCGCTCGCGAGATCCTCCTGGGGTACGCCGAACGCTACCTGAACTACCCGCTGCATGACATCAACGGCAAGCCCAATCGCGGGGGCGGTCACGTCGGGCCCCAGACTCTAGACGAATCCACCTGGTTGATCCCCCTGGTGCAGGGGTTCGACTGCATTTATGACACCCTTTCCACCGAAGACGTAGAGCTAATCGCCACGAAAATGCTGATCCCCGCGGCGGAACTGATCCACGATCACCAGTGGGGCATCCACAATATCTGCTGTTGGCACGCGTCGGCCTACGGGCTGGTGGGCATTGCCCTCTCTGATGAGCGCTTCGCAGGGGACGCAATCAATGGGCCGAAGGGCTTCCGGGCGCAGATCGAGAAAGGTGTCACCGATGATGGCTTCTGGTACGAGAGCGCCTGGGGGTACCACTTTTACACGATGATGGCCCTGGAGCCCCTGGCAATTGCAGCGCGGAACATCGGCATCGACCTTTACACTGACCGCTACAAGAGCATGTATGATGCTCCGTTGGCTTTCATGGGTCCCGGCGGTGTGCTCCCCGCATTCAATGACAGCGGAACATCCAACGCGCTCGGCGGTGGGAACCGCTACGAGATCGCTTATGCGCGCTGGCAGGACCCGCGCCACCTCCTGCCGATACTCAATAGCAGCCGCAACAGCCTGGAGACGCTGCTATTCGGCGCGGAGCTGGGCGCGCAAGAGGATTTCCGTCTCGAGTCCACGCTTTTCCCTGCCGCCGGTTATGCGGTCTTGCGGTCCGGGGAGACCGGCGAAAAGGGTGCGGACCGCTACGTGCCCCACAACTACCTCGCGCTGGACTACGGCCCTCACGGTGGCGGACACGGACACCCGGACAAGCTCGGGTTCGTCCTCTACGGTCACGGAGCCCTGCTGGCCGAGGACCCGGGCTGCATTGCCTACGGCAACCCGGCTCATGGCGGCTGGTTCCGCCAGACCATTAGCCACAATACCGTGGTCGTGGACGGCAAGAGCCAGAAGCCCTGCACCGGGACACTCCAGTTCTTCGCCGAGGACGACAACATGGCAGTGGCCAGCGCCCGGGCTGACGAGGCTTACGGCGGCGTTCGTCTCCGTCGGACTATGGCCCTCATCGGTGACCGGGTCATCGATGTGGTCCTGTGCGAGAGCGAAGATGAACGAACCTTTGACTGGACCTACCACAACCGCGGCGCCCTGGAGACCCCGGTGGCACTGTCCGCGCTTGAGAAGGCCCCGGCGGGCGACGGCTATGACTGGGCGAAGGAGTGGCGCGAGGGCGACATCGGCTCGGACTGGGCTGCGATCTGGCGGCAGGAAGGCGGTCCGGGGCTCAAGCTGACCCAGAATGTGGCCGAAGGCCAGGCGCATCTCTTCTCGGCAATCGGCATGGGCAATCCCACAAAGATCAAAGTGCCCTTCGTGGTCTCCCGCGTCACGGGCCGCAAGGCGCTCTACGCGACGGCCATGGCGGTGTTCGATGGCGATGCGCCAGAGTTGTCGGTGCGCATGCTCCCGGTTACCGCTCGCGCCGAGGGCGACCCCAATGAGCAACCTGTCGCCGTGGAGGTGACTGGCGGGTCCACACGAGATATCCTGTTAGTCAACCCGGGCGGGGGCACCCTCACCGCGGAAGACTTCGAACTCCGGGGGCAGGGGGCATTGCTTCGGTATGTAGATGGCAAACTGCGGCAAGTGCTCGTGACAGGGAACGGTGAGGTGCGCATCGCCGGACAGCGTGCCTCAGGGCAGTAA
- a CDS encoding adenylate/guanylate cyclase domain-containing protein, with the protein MRRDTAPENQSGHQAIAPLLTVLGVGLLIVAWTLTPPGDILERFELRTIDARFLNRGARTSSDQIVIVAVDDNSLTRVGPWPWPRERYARLIEVLREAGARVIAFDILLAEPGPGGARSDQALVRACRDYGSTVHAAALLSGAENRPDGASATDGLARFALPRTNISRGVGLNAFSHLYSATGAIGPLPEIARVARGVGFVDVIASLDGIYRESPPVVQAGGGLYQSLWLSVAARALGVPSEEIQVRMGSHVQLGAQRRIPIGREGTMLINFAGPGQPFPHVSAGDLLAGSAEVQPDTFRDKIVFIAVTAIGLHDVRPTPFEPVAKGVEVQANALDTVLTGQFIRRWRPEATLLAVLVWTLLIGALVTTTRARVHVPVAAACLVLHNALAVWAFNRFGVIAPMFVPSLAMVLSLLAAISVRVITQERKESALMNTLAQFVPPEVAALLTQDDADAAFVGETRTVTVLFADLRGFTAASRRLGAERTVVLLNRYFELMHEVIFSFGGTLDKFMGDEIMAFFNAPVEQVDHPRLAVACALTMQQRIARRRDEWAFLGMPELAAGIGIDTGESIVGCVGSGSRMQYTVIGENVNLASRLQALCKDLGASIIISEATYDLVRDMVECRDLGLQEIRGIDEPHRVYEVLGMLETPQANDIGSAHDEAQPQ; encoded by the coding sequence ATGAGGCGCGACACAGCGCCGGAGAACCAATCAGGACACCAGGCAATCGCGCCCCTGCTTACTGTGCTCGGGGTCGGTCTATTGATCGTGGCGTGGACGCTCACCCCGCCGGGCGACATCCTGGAGCGATTCGAACTGAGGACCATCGACGCCCGTTTTCTCAACCGTGGCGCCCGTACCTCCAGTGACCAGATCGTCATCGTCGCCGTGGATGACAACAGTCTGACGCGCGTCGGGCCCTGGCCGTGGCCCCGGGAACGTTACGCCCGGCTCATCGAGGTCCTGCGCGAAGCGGGAGCGCGCGTGATCGCCTTCGACATCTTGCTCGCGGAGCCGGGCCCCGGCGGCGCCCGGTCCGACCAGGCCCTGGTGCGCGCCTGCCGCGACTACGGCAGCACCGTGCATGCTGCTGCGTTGCTTTCGGGTGCGGAGAACCGGCCGGACGGGGCGAGTGCGACCGACGGACTCGCGCGGTTCGCTCTGCCGAGAACCAACATCAGTCGGGGCGTGGGACTCAACGCTTTCTCACATCTGTATAGCGCTACCGGCGCCATTGGCCCCCTGCCCGAGATCGCCCGGGTTGCGCGAGGCGTGGGCTTCGTGGATGTCATCGCGTCGCTGGACGGCATCTACCGCGAGAGTCCGCCGGTTGTGCAGGCTGGCGGCGGGCTTTACCAGTCACTATGGCTCTCGGTCGCCGCGCGTGCATTGGGCGTGCCGTCTGAAGAGATCCAGGTCCGCATGGGTTCCCATGTGCAACTCGGGGCCCAGCGACGCATCCCCATCGGACGCGAGGGGACGATGCTCATCAACTTCGCCGGCCCCGGCCAGCCCTTTCCGCACGTATCTGCCGGCGATCTGCTGGCCGGGAGTGCCGAGGTTCAGCCAGACACTTTCCGGGACAAGATTGTTTTCATCGCAGTTACCGCTATAGGCCTTCACGACGTGCGCCCCACCCCTTTCGAGCCGGTCGCCAAGGGAGTCGAGGTCCAGGCCAACGCGCTGGACACCGTCCTGACCGGGCAGTTCATCCGTCGCTGGCGTCCCGAAGCGACGTTGCTCGCGGTACTGGTCTGGACACTGCTCATCGGCGCCCTGGTCACCACCACCCGGGCGCGGGTCCACGTGCCGGTGGCCGCAGCCTGCCTGGTCCTGCACAACGCCCTGGCAGTCTGGGCCTTCAACCGCTTCGGCGTAATCGCCCCCATGTTCGTCCCGTCTCTGGCGATGGTACTCTCTCTGCTGGCGGCGATCTCGGTTCGCGTCATCACCCAGGAGCGCAAGGAAAGCGCCCTGATGAACACCCTCGCGCAGTTCGTTCCGCCCGAAGTTGCAGCGCTGCTGACCCAAGATGATGCGGATGCGGCGTTCGTCGGCGAGACGCGCACCGTTACCGTGCTCTTCGCGGACCTGCGCGGGTTCACCGCCGCCAGTCGACGGCTCGGGGCCGAGCGCACCGTGGTCCTGCTCAACAGGTACTTCGAGTTGATGCACGAGGTGATCTTCAGCTTCGGCGGGACTCTTGACAAGTTCATGGGCGACGAGATTATGGCGTTCTTCAACGCACCCGTGGAACAGGTCGATCACCCGCGCCTCGCGGTGGCCTGCGCACTGACCATGCAGCAGCGGATTGCCCGTCGGCGGGACGAATGGGCCTTTCTGGGCATGCCGGAGCTTGCAGCGGGCATCGGCATTGACACAGGGGAGTCCATTGTCGGCTGTGTTGGCTCGGGTTCCCGCATGCAATATACTGTCATCGGGGAAAATGTGAACCTTGCCAGCCGCCTGCAGGCACTGTGCAAGGACCTCGGCGCCTCTATCATCATCAGCGAGGCGACATACGACCTCGTGCGCGACATGGTGGAGTGTCGCGACCTGGGCCTGCAGGAGATCCGCGGCATCGACGAACCCCACCGCGTGTATGAGGTTCTCGGCATGCTGGAGACGCCGCAGGCCAACGATATCGGGAGTGCACATGATGAAGCTCAGCCTCAATAG
- a CDS encoding FecR domain-containing protein: MRRASLVLIISLAILAAISMFMLESLLVVQRVAAITNPTGAISIRPQGSNAFVNLGDTKRVMAGTVIKTGSDGELMLNWVDGSRIKVGPNTTMQVLKCQVNRARSSESYLFKLDLGRVWVRVLKRLSQRSKFEISTPTATAAVRGTIFSVAVAEDGSTSVSVLRGQVDVVTDEGDVAVRADQIAEVGRDATPAVLEQSDADQAQWKSVADVARPALTVDKPIGDRMPAGAQSVHVSGTAERGAQVTVNGHPVAVKINGRFETDLPLPHGTEPVRIEVRARDEKGFESVVVRKLTR, from the coding sequence ATGCGAAGAGCGTCCCTTGTACTCATCATAAGCTTGGCGATACTTGCGGCCATCAGCATGTTTATGCTGGAGTCTCTCCTGGTCGTCCAGCGTGTCGCCGCAATCACGAACCCTACCGGCGCGATCAGTATTCGCCCTCAGGGCAGCAATGCCTTCGTGAACCTTGGCGACACGAAACGGGTCATGGCCGGCACCGTCATCAAGACCGGGTCTGATGGCGAGCTTATGCTCAATTGGGTGGACGGGTCACGAATCAAGGTGGGCCCGAACACCACCATGCAGGTGCTCAAGTGTCAGGTGAATCGTGCGCGATCCAGCGAGAGCTACCTGTTCAAGCTGGACCTGGGGCGTGTATGGGTGCGCGTGCTCAAGCGGCTGTCACAGCGGTCGAAGTTCGAGATCAGCACCCCAACCGCGACCGCTGCGGTGCGCGGAACGATCTTCTCGGTCGCCGTGGCGGAAGACGGGTCCACCAGCGTCTCAGTGCTGCGGGGACAGGTTGACGTCGTGACCGACGAGGGTGATGTTGCGGTCCGGGCCGATCAGATAGCGGAAGTCGGCCGCGACGCTACCCCAGCGGTACTTGAGCAGAGCGACGCGGACCAGGCCCAGTGGAAGTCGGTCGCGGATGTGGCCCGGCCCGCGCTGACCGTCGACAAGCCCATCGGAGACCGAATGCCCGCGGGGGCCCAGTCTGTTCACGTCAGCGGCACGGCGGAGCGTGGGGCCCAGGTGACCGTCAATGGTCATCCGGTGGCCGTGAAGATCAACGGCAGATTCGAGACGGACCTACCACTGCCCCACGGGACGGAGCCGGTACGGATCGAAGTCCGGGCGCGCGATGAGAAGGGCTTCGAGAGCGTCGTGGTGCGCAAGCTGACTCGGTAA